A section of the Triticum dicoccoides isolate Atlit2015 ecotype Zavitan chromosome 7A, WEW_v2.0, whole genome shotgun sequence genome encodes:
- the LOC119329206 gene encoding gamma-glutamylcyclotransferase 2-2-like: protein MVVPVFGYGSLIWNPGFDFNEKILRFIKGYKRTFNLACIDHRGAPQNPSRTCTPESEDEEICVFNVRNFILLVWC from the exons ATGGTGGTGCCGGTCTTCGGGTATGGATCCCTGATCTGGAACCCCGGCTTCGATTTCAACGAGAAGATCCTGAGATTCATCAAGGGCTACAAGCGAACGTTTAATCTCG CTTGCATTGACCATAGAGGCGCACCACAGAATCCATCCAGGACCTGCACCCCTGAATCAGAAGATGAAGAAATATGC GTATTCAACGTGAGgaatttcatacttttggtgtggtGCTAG